Genomic window (Coffea eugenioides isolate CCC68of unplaced genomic scaffold, Ceug_1.0 ScVebR1_1510;HRSCAF=2372, whole genome shotgun sequence):
ACCAGAGGAAGTCCAAAGTATTAGAACAATTCCAACTCACAAATCGTGGACCTTCAAATTGCATTTCAACCAAtcacttgaacaaattcaccaaaaattaaattattgtaAAACTACTCAAATGgtcaagagcttcatcaatcattagctcttgacaaccAATTCTCACTTCAAACACCAATCCATTCAAAACAAGAATAAAACTACAGCCAACTTGGCTCCCGAGTAGTTCTGAAATTcagattttattttcttgatccGGTAGTCAAGAAAATCCCAGCAAAATTTCAATCCAAGATGTCCATTAAACCTTCAACTTTTACTTGCTAGATTCACTAAACATATAGCTTATAATCTGACCCAAACCAagctaaaataaataatatacaAATCCAACAAATAAACTCACTAAAAGTCCCAACCAATTCAGCCATGCTGGAAAATAtattccttcaaaaatttgcTTTAGTTCATGTTCCAATACACCAGCTTTTCAAGTGTTACAATCAATAGGATAAACATGAAACTAGCACAAGATGTTATAAGACATTTTACTTAGGATTATAGCCAATTATCAAGAACATTTTCCAAAACAATATAAGAGTTTCAGCTTCTTTCTCATTCGGCCATTAACCAAGATTTCCAGCAACATGAGTTCGACCTTGTGCACTCCCAGCTTATCATGCTGATGGTAATTATTATGCTTACGAGGAATCTTAATCAACGACACAAAGTTTATAGCTTGTAACATATTTTTAGAACCCAAAATTCGcaaaagaaaactggaaaaaattcttttcttcttcactcgGCTACACTGGAAAATTCCAGCAGTTTAGTCATTCATTAATCcggattttccttggccaatTCAGAGATTCAAATACTCAACTTCAACATGCAACTACTTAACTAACTGACCAACATTTTTAGTTCAAGAATTAATTTCGAACAACAACAAGAGTCAtccaatttttcaagaaaaattccagcTAGCCTCGGTTATAATCTGCACAGAAActgattgcatttttcttttattttctgatCTAACTCAACCAATTAACTATATACgtagcttaatcatcttgtaaTTTACTAATTAGTCATGGTTAGAGGCTCAAAACAGCAAAATTATACCACATGAAACTACATTGTTCAAGACAACTCTCGGCAGAAATTTTCCATTGAAACAGAATTTCCTAAGCTCCTTAATTCATCATCCAACTACATAAAATTATCAAGCAAGACCCTAATCGTAATAATCATCCAAATTCCAGTTAGTTAAACACCACTGCATGCTCAAATTATTTTAGGACAACAACATTAAAGCTGCATTATCAAATTAATTCCCGGAATTTCTGATTTCGCATGCGCATCAGAATTTTTCTTCTGAATCACTTGTCCGAATGCTTGAAACCCACATGTAAGGTACTAACCATATTAATCATCCAAGCTTTAGTTAACTAATCATAATTACAATTCCAGATTATCACAGGAAAGCAGATTTAATCCAACATTTCTTAATCGATTCTCGGAAATCCAGATTCAGCGCACATCAGATTTGTCTTTTCCTAGATTCATCATTCATCGCCTAAGTTTCACATGCAGGGCCCTAGGTAGCTTAATCTACCCTCTGATCATCCATTTTCCTTCCCGAGAATttacctcacagcaagctaagCTTTCACGCGAagatctggaaaatttttctctCCTGCTCTCGGCTTCACGCACAAGCTTGGTCCTGGTTTGATGAGTTGCGGCTGGAAGTGGTGAAGTGCGGTTTGGTTGAGGTTGCAAGTGGCTACAGCTGGGAACTGGTTGCAGCTGGTGAAAATGGAGGTGCAGAATGGTGGGGAACctgctcacggtttctctctgcCTCTACTccagctcacggacagaaccagaaatggtTGCAGCTCGCGGCTTCTTCCCTCGATTGTGAAGTGCgactctccctcactctctccctTTGTCGACAATGGCAAGGCAGAGTGAAATGCAGTTGTGGTTTGAGATGTGaagtggaaagaaaatgaagagggTGTCGTGGTTTAGGAGATGTTTGAGTGTGGAAGTTGGTTTACGTATAGAATTGGCAAGGTTGTGATTGGTCAATTGGGGCGGTAATGGACAGGCTGTAAGAGGGAGTGTTTGGCCGTGCATGGTAATGTTATGGTTGTGTGTTTAATTGGAGAAGCTTTTCATTGGCTGAATGAAGAGGTGGCCTGTGATGTTGTCCGTCAATTTGGTTTTGGGGTTTGCATGGTTGTTTTGAGATTGTATGGAGGACgttttagtcttttcacgtTTCTTCCTAATCTCCACTCAAGACCTTAGTTCTAACTTAActccaaaaattatcccaagTATAATTCGATCACCTAATGACATGCTAATCTTGCAAGGCTCTAATTATCGAATTTTTCACACCTTAATTATGTTTAGTATACTTGTATcatgtttatctaaaatttataGGCTTTGTCTTATAGTGGACATTCTTATTAGTATTTAACGTTATTCACTAATTTAGAATTAGTTATaggaattcaagaaattttatataattaatctACTCAGGTAACATTAATTTTCAACATTAAGAAAACTAagtattttagtattttattttaaggcgataaattaatctaactcaagaaatattaatttaatataGCAAAACCGGATAATTCAATATTgacacaattatattatttattacttAAAAATTATCTCTACACTTTTATTTTCAAAACAATTAATTACCATTCTAGAATTCGAAGAAATTAATGATCAGGtcaatgaaatagtttaccatcgaaatatgaagttaatgtaacaaaaccaagaagtttagtagtttagcacaattcttttattttgcacataacgTTTATTTCTACGCACTTATCTAAAAACAATTAgacttagtgctaaaatttattaaggaattaaaatgcaaataaaatatgcactgatatttatgtctattttcagggttctcacatcctcccctccttaaaatgaattttgtcctcaaaattctcaccttCTTGCATTTTTGGGCAACCGGCAATTTGGTGCTCGCTGCTATCACACCTCAAGCACTTTCCTCCCTTTTTCCAGCATTCCTTCTCAATATGACCAGCCCTCCTGCAATACCCACAAGTTACCTGAGAAGTGGTCACACGACCTCCTTGCGAGGCGTTCCTAGGTTGACCTCTTCCATTTGGTCCTCCGTTAGCTCCATTGTCTCTTTCTCCGGCACCTCTGACACTAGCTCCTCTCACTAGAGCGCCCCGTGGTGCTCCGTGACTATTTATTCCACCCGTTCCTCGACCCACTTTGGCCGGTGGAGCATTTGCATAAATCGGCTCCCGACTGCTGCTAGGTgcaaatcttttcttggcctGGAAAGTTTTTACTTGAGCTCTGGCAACTTCAACCCTTTGAGCTCTCTCTACAGCTTCAGTAAATGTGTCTATTCGAACAGCAGCTAATCCCTCCTGAATTTCCACGTTCAGTCCCTGTACAAACCTCCTTACacgcctttgctccgtagctaccAATTCGGGAGCATAACGGGACAATTTCGTGAATTGAATCTCATATTCGCCGACACTCATCGCCCCCTGCCTACACTTGATGaaatcatcctctcttttctcttggatgagaggaggaagaaatttGGCGTTGAATTCCCTTGTGAAGTTCGCCCAGGTCCTAGGAGTATGATTCCAGTCCCAATTGACCCTAATCaagttccaccaggaacgagcaACTCCCTCAAGCTGGAATGCCGCAAAAGTCACTTGCCTTTCTTCCGTATAATTTAAAGCGGCGAAAATATCAGAGATCCTTTCCCACCAACCTTCGGCTACCTCAGGTTCTGGGCCTCCGTAGAACTTAGGAGGTCCAAACTTCAGGAATCTCTCTAATGCCCGATCCTCAGAATCGATTGGGCCTCCTTGCTGATGCACTACTCCATGAGCTTGGTGCTCAGTCATGCGCTCTAACACATCAGTTATTCTATTGATTGCGGTGGCCACTGGATCTCCGGCCACATTTCCCTGACCATGGTCTGGGTTGACCTCAGGTTCCCTATCACCACTACCCTCGGGGTGTTGCCTAGTTGGTCTCCCACGTCCTCTACCTCTAACTTGGAGATCCATAGCCTAGTTATGCCTTTTATTGGAAAATAAGGCATTTAGGCGAGAAtagaaacatttttttttatattattattctttttgtaagtaaaataaaTATGAGAATTGAGAAAAAAGAGAGTTAATTAGTCATGTAACTTATTCAACTATATCATGTACTCAAATTGCTCAAATCACAATATTCCTATCTTATTTTTATTCgattcatatatatttattgcactattctaggatatttctaaattctcaagaattttttttttctcaacatTATAACAAAGTAGACACGTGatcatcaaatttcatacaCACAATATGATTCACATTGCATACCAATTTCATACAACTTCAAGAGCCAAACAATTCACGAATACATTCAATGTTCtcatacataactcaaacttcaatctttGTAAGCATGAAAGAAAACAATACAACATTACACAAATTATTGTAACCACATAG
Coding sequences:
- the LOC113755477 gene encoding uncharacterized protein LOC113755477 yields the protein MDLQVRGRGRGRPTRQHPEGSGDREPEVNPDHGQGNVAGDPVATAINRITDVLERMTEHQAHGVVHQQGGPIDSEDRALERFLKFGPPKFYGGPEPEVAEGWWERISDIFAALNYTEERQVTFAAFQLEGVARSWWNLIRVNWDWNHTPRTWANFTREFNAKFLPPLIQEKREDDFIKCRQGAMSVGEYEIQFTKLSRYAPELVATEQRRVRRFVQGLNVEIQEGLAAVRIDTFTEAVERAQRVEVARAQVKTFQAKKRFAPSSSREPIYANAPPAKVGRGTGGINSHGAPRGALVRGASVRGAGERDNGANGGPNGRGQPRNASQGGRVTTSQVTCGYCRRAGHIEKECWKKGGKCLRCDSSEHQIAGCPKMQEEAERNREQVPHHSAPPFSPAATSSQL